From Chloracidobacterium sp. N, the proteins below share one genomic window:
- a CDS encoding DUF4388 domain-containing protein → MATFGSLSDLDLLTLTQILCRAGRLAALELVQDEQCGWIYFENGRVVLTPCWTRWLASRRLLALLRWKSGRFRVIPGFLCP, encoded by the coding sequence GTGGCTACTTTTGGATCACTTTCTGACCTGGACCTTCTGACACTCACCCAGATTCTCTGCCGCGCCGGCCGCCTGGCGGCACTTGAACTCGTACAGGATGAGCAATGCGGCTGGATATACTTTGAAAACGGCCGGGTGGTGCTAACGCCATGCTGGACACGCTGGCTGGCGAGCCGGCGCCTCCTTGCCCTGCTCCGCTGGAAGTCCGGGCGTTTTCGCGTCATACCCGGCTTTTTATGCCCCTGA
- a CDS encoding PP2C family protein-serine/threonine phosphatase: protein MFYLAVADCTGHGVPGAFLSMVGTTLLNQIVAQNPRHLPGTILEQLHDGVLHSLRQTSRRLEIDDGMEICLCRLDDSKVTFAGARPPALCCIPTGNRRWDLEEIKGDRRTIGGGRKREGWQYTNHELELPRGAMLYLTTDGYADQGQPAVRTLWSAAPA, encoded by the coding sequence GTGTTCTACCTGGCGGTGGCCGACTGCACCGGGCACGGTGTGCCGGGGGCCTTTCTCTCGATGGTGGGCACGACGCTGCTCAACCAGATCGTCGCCCAGAACCCACGCCACCTGCCGGGCACGATTCTCGAACAGTTGCATGATGGCGTGCTGCACTCGCTGCGCCAGACGAGTCGGCGGCTCGAAATTGACGACGGAATGGAAATTTGCCTCTGCCGGCTGGACGACTCCAAAGTCACCTTCGCTGGAGCGCGCCCGCCCGCTCTATGTTGTATCCCAACAGGAAACCGTCGGTGGGACCTCGAGGAGATCAAAGGTGATCGGCGCACGATTGGTGGCGGACGCAAGCGGGAAGGCTGGCAGTACACCAACCACGAACTCGAACTGCCACGTGGGGCCATGCTCTACCTGACCACGGACGGCTATGCTGACCAGGGCCAACCCGCAGTCCGAACGCTATGGAGCGCGGCGCCTGCGTGA
- a CDS encoding response regulator translates to MPSTELHELLRQAIESAKSGDKARARGLLIEVTEADPNNEVAWMWRASVSLTPKDAAWCLTKVLNINPANRQAQEWLDKIRQLQDQPPAVTRPLVTGSPEPPGRSGSTGAHQVTPSPDSPTVSDLPSFSAPPSVSPDRPPSPTPPRAAATVQAMPAVTAPRPAPAPVRPAPGKTGEMEKVEPSLRPEPPPGAKVILAVDDSLTVRRVITQALESQGYRVITAADGYEALAKLKDITPDLVILDVALPGGMAWLPTLQADSRRKSRRSIPVIMLSSRESLLDKVQSRLAGAAQYLPKPLQDGRPAAGCPSPSQAIIRPNHWLH, encoded by the coding sequence ATGCCGTCCACCGAACTCCACGAATTGCTTCGGCAAGCCATCGAGTCGGCCAAGTCTGGCGACAAGGCGCGCGCGCGTGGACTCCTCATCGAAGTGACCGAAGCTGACCCAAACAACGAAGTCGCCTGGATGTGGCGGGCTTCGGTATCGCTGACGCCAAAGGACGCTGCGTGGTGCCTGACCAAGGTGCTGAACATCAACCCGGCCAATCGGCAGGCCCAGGAGTGGCTGGATAAAATCCGGCAGTTACAGGACCAGCCGCCAGCCGTGACCAGACCACTCGTGACAGGTTCCCCAGAGCCACCTGGGCGTTCGGGTTCGACCGGTGCGCACCAGGTTACACCCTCCCCGGATTCGCCGACGGTCAGTGATCTGCCCTCATTTTCGGCGCCGCCTTCGGTTTCGCCGGACCGCCCGCCGTCACCCACCCCGCCGCGGGCAGCAGCCACGGTGCAGGCGATGCCGGCGGTCACGGCCCCGCGCCCGGCGCCGGCGCCGGTGCGTCCGGCCCCTGGGAAAACCGGTGAGATGGAAAAAGTCGAGCCAAGCCTCCGGCCCGAACCGCCTCCCGGAGCCAAAGTCATCCTGGCCGTGGATGACAGCCTGACGGTACGGCGGGTCATCACCCAGGCTTTGGAAAGCCAGGGCTATCGGGTCATCACGGCGGCGGATGGCTACGAGGCGCTGGCCAAGCTGAAGGACATCACCCCCGATCTCGTGATTCTCGATGTGGCTTTGCCGGGGGGGATGGCATGGCTACCAACTCTGCAAGCAGATTCGCGCAGAAAATCACGGCGCAGCATTCCGGTGATTATGCTCTCCAGCCGGGAGAGCCTTCTGGACAAGGTGCAGAGCCGGTTGGCTGGGGCGGCGCAGTACCTGCCCAAACCCCTTCAAGACGGAAGACCTGCTGCTGGGTGTCCGTCGCCATCTCAGGCAATAATACGCCCAAACCATTGGCTCCATTGA